A region from the Aegilops tauschii subsp. strangulata cultivar AL8/78 chromosome 5, Aet v6.0, whole genome shotgun sequence genome encodes:
- the LOC109782060 gene encoding uncharacterized protein, which produces MAQAKRYVLRLFISLKYVTANVVDRQSGRVVVTASTVEKPLRDGLECGRACNAKAATAVGEVLAMRLRVDGLAHEPIHADAVKEVEKKGFKNRTKVWAILNALRSHGVNLHVDDDGDHMRHV; this is translated from the coding sequence ATGGCGCAGGCCAAGCGGTACGTGTTGCGGCTCTTCATCTCGCTCAAGTACGTGACGGCCAACGTGGTGGACCGGCAGAGCGGCCGCGTCGTGGTCACCGCCTCCACCGTCGAGAAGCCCCTCCGGGACGGGCTGGAGTGCGGCCGCGCCTGCAACGCCAAGGCGGCCACCGCCGTCGGCGAGGTGCTCGCCATGCGCCTCCGGGTGGACGGCCTGGCGCACGAGCCCATCCACGCCGACGCCGTCAAGGAGGTCGAGAAGAAGGGCTTCAAGAACCGCACCAAGGTCTGGGCCATCCTCAACGCGCTCCGCAGCCACGGCGTCAACCTCCACGTCGACGACGACGGCGACCATATGCGGCATGTCTGA